GAGCAGCTCGCCGCCCAGGCCCGGCACGAGCCGCGACGGCAGCACGAGCGCCACGGTGTCCGCGACGCCGGGCTCGGCGAGGTCGGGGGCGACGACGCGGGCGATCAGTCCCATGGTGCTCGAGACCATGTAGAAGACGCTGATCATGCCGATCACCACGACCGTGGTCCACCGGGCCGAGACGCCGTCGGGGCTCGTGTAGAAGCGCACGAGGACGTGCGGCAGGCCGATCGTGCCGAGCAGCAGTGCGAGCAGCAGCGAGGCCGTCGTGTAGGTGTCGTACGCGCGCGGCCCGGCCTCGGGCGGGAAGACCTGCGCCGGGTCGAGCGTCAGGTCCTGCCCGCCGAGCACGACGAGCAGGAAGACCACGGGGACCGCGAGCGCCGTGAGCTTGACCCAGAACTGGAACGCCTGGACGAACGTGACCGAGCGCATGCCGCCCGCGGCGACCACGGCGCTCACGACCGCGGCCACCCCGACCGACCCGACCCATGGCGGCACGGGGGCCACGGTCGTGATGACGAGCGCCGCGCCGTGGAGCTGCGGCACGACGTACAACCACCCGATGACGAGCACCAGGACGCTCGTGACGCGCCGGGCCGCGAGCGAGTCGAGCCGCGCCTGGACGAAGTCGGGGATCGTGTAGGCCCCGCTGCGCCGCAGGGGCCCGGCCACGAACAGCAGCACGAGCAGGTAGCCCGCGGCGTACCCGACGGGGAACCAGAATGCCTCTGCCCCCGAGAGCAGGACGAGCCCCGACAGTCCCAGGAACGTCCCGGCCGACAGGTACTCGCCGCTGATGGCCGACGCGTTCCACACGGGCTGCACCGTCCGGGACGCGACGAAGAAGTCGCTCGTGGTCCGCGAGATCCGCAGCCCGTAGAAGCCGATGAGCCCGGTCGCGAGCAGCAGCAGACCGACCGCGACGAGCGGCAGGGCCGAGCTCACTCGTCGTCCACCAGCGCGCGGAAGCGCCGCTCGTTGCGGGCGGCGGCCAGCGCGAACACGAGCGCGAACGCCCCGATGACCGGGTAGAAGCCGTACGCGTGCAGCAGCCACGGCAGGGGCACGCCGAGCACGTGCACGTCGCCCAGCGTCGGCACCGCGCTCATCGCGACCGTGAGCAGCGCGACCACGACCAGGAACGACACGACGCACGCGAGCGCGAGCCGGAGCTGGGTGCGCGCGAGGCTGCGGGCGTAGACGGCCGCGGGTTCGCTCCCGCCGTCGGGCCCGGGCGTGTCACCAGGGCCCCCGGGCACCCCGCCCGACGGCGCCTCCTCCCCCGCGCCCGGCGCGGCCGGTGGGGCGTCCGGCGGGCTGGGCGGCAGGGGGTCGGTCGAGCGGACGACGACCCGCGGCAGCGGCTCCTGCGAGCTCACGGACGACCCCCTGGGCGGCGCAGGAGCGCGTCGCGCACGGACGGCGCCATGCGCCGGCTCACGGGAACCTCCTGCCCGGCGACGACCACGACCGGGTGCGCGCCACCGAGGCGGACCGCGGTCACGGCGGCACGGTCGACGAGGTACGAGCGGTGCACGCGCAGGAAGCCCGCCGGGGTCCAGCGCTCCTCGAGGTCGGAGAGGGGCTCGCGCACCAGATAGCTGTCGGAGTCCGTGACCAGGCGCGAGTAGTCGCCCTGGGCCTGGACCCAGCGCACGGCCGAGCGCAGCACGACGCGCGTCGTCGTGCCGACCGTGACGGCGATGGTCTCGTCGGCCGGGGGGACCTGCGTCGTCGGGCCGGACCGCTCGCCGTCGCGGGCGACCGTGCCACCGGTGCCGCCCGTGCCGCTCGTGCCTCGGGGCGGCGCGCCCTCGACGGCACGGGACGCGGCCGCCTGGACCGCGACGGCCCGCTCGACCGCGCGGGCGAGCCGCTCACGCCGCACGGGCTTGAGCACGTAGTCGACGGCCTCGACGTCGAACGCCTCGGTGGCCCGGGCCTCGTCGGCCGTCACGAACACCACCGCGGGCCGGACCGAGAACCGCGACAGCGCCCGGGCGAGGTCGAGCCCCGTCAGGCCCGGCATGTGGATGTCGAGGAACGCGACGTGCACGGGATGCTCGGACAGCCAGCGCAGGGCCTCGGCGCCCGACGCGACACCGTGCACCGAGCGCACGTGCGGGTCGCGGCGCAGCAGCGCGGTCAGCTCGTCGAGGGCCGGGCGCTCGTCGTCGGCCACGAGGACGTCGACGCCGTCGGGCCGGGGCGTGGCGCCCTGCGCCGGGCTGTCGACGGGCGGGGCGGCCGGGGCGAGGCGGGGCGGGTCGTCGCTCACGGCCTGCTCACCTCGGTCTCGTGCTGGGGCTGGGACTTCGGGACGCGCATCCGCACGAGGGTACCCGCGCCCTCGTTCGTCTCGATCTCGAGCGCGTGCTGGTCGCCGTAGAGCTGGCGCACGCGCGTGTCGACGTTGCGCAGCCCGACGTTCGTCGCGCGAGAGCCCGTCGCGAGCAGGGTCCGCAGCGTCTCGGGAGACATGCCGACGCCGTCGTCCTCGACCGTGATCTCGGTCTGGGTGCCCTCGTCGCGCGCGCTGATGACGATCCGCCCACCCCGCTCGCGCGGTTCGAGGCCGTGCCGGACCGCGTTCTCGACGAGCGGCTGGACCGACAGGAACGGGATGACGGTCGACAGGGACTCGGGCGCGATCTGGAGCGTCACGGTCAGGCGGTCCCCGAACCGCGCACGTTCGAGCTCGACGTACGAGTGGATGCTGCCCAGCTCGTCGGCGAGCGTCGTGAAGTCGCCACGGCCCCGGAACGAGTAGCGCGTGAAGTCCGCGAAGTCGAGCACGAGGTCGCGCGCCCGCTCGGGGTCGGTGCTGATGAAGGACGCGATAGCGCCCAGCGAGTTGTAGATGAAGTGCGGGCTGATCTGGGCGCGCAGGGCGCGCAGCTCGGCCTGGGCGAGCGCGGTGCGCGAGGTCTCGAGCTCGCCCAGCTCGAGCTGGGCCGAGCACCACTGCGCGACCTCGCCCGTGGCCCGCACGAGCGGCGGGCGTACGCGCGTCGCGAACGCGACGACGGCCCCGGCCACGGCACCGCCCGCGAGCACGGGCGCCCCCACGGCTTCCACCGTGCCCGACGACGGCTCGCCGCCCGCGTAGACCTGTCGCCTCCCGGTCTCGATCGTCCGGGCGCCCACGCGCTGC
This region of Oerskovia jenensis genomic DNA includes:
- a CDS encoding sodium/solute symporter, with the translated sequence MSSALPLVAVGLLLLATGLIGFYGLRISRTTSDFFVASRTVQPVWNASAISGEYLSAGTFLGLSGLVLLSGAEAFWFPVGYAAGYLLVLLFVAGPLRRSGAYTIPDFVQARLDSLAARRVTSVLVLVIGWLYVVPQLHGAALVITTVAPVPPWVGSVGVAAVVSAVVAAGGMRSVTFVQAFQFWVKLTALAVPVVFLLVVLGGQDLTLDPAQVFPPEAGPRAYDTYTTASLLLALLLGTIGLPHVLVRFYTSPDGVSARWTTVVVIGMISVFYMVSSTMGLIARVVAPDLAEPGVADTVALVLPSRLVPGLGGELLSALVIAGAFAAFLGTSSGLVVSLAGVVSQDLFGGTVRSFRWSAVACTIVPLAFALVTIPQGLVTSVGTVFVFAASALSPTILLGVWWRRLTARGAIAGMVVGSALCAAALLVTSALGPGDGLARSLLAQPAAWTIPLATATTVVVSLRDRRGPQPRTDRFLRRLHVPERAPER
- a CDS encoding heavy metal transporter; translated protein: MSSQEPLPRVVVRSTDPLPPSPPDAPPAAPGAGEEAPSGGVPGGPGDTPGPDGGSEPAAVYARSLARTQLRLALACVVSFLVVVALLTVAMSAVPTLGDVHVLGVPLPWLLHAYGFYPVIGAFALVFALAAARNERRFRALVDDE
- a CDS encoding LytR/AlgR family response regulator transcription factor; amino-acid sequence: MADDERPALDELTALLRRDPHVRSVHGVASGAEALRWLSEHPVHVAFLDIHMPGLTGLDLARALSRFSVRPAVVFVTADEARATEAFDVEAVDYVLKPVRRERLARAVERAVAVQAAASRAVEGAPPRGTSGTGGTGGTVARDGERSGPTTQVPPADETIAVTVGTTTRVVLRSAVRWVQAQGDYSRLVTDSDSYLVREPLSDLEERWTPAGFLRVHRSYLVDRAAVTAVRLGGAHPVVVVAGQEVPVSRRMAPSVRDALLRRPGGRP
- a CDS encoding sensor histidine kinase, producing the protein MSGPVFTGAVVGLVVGVLLTAALVLAWRLARGTRELGSDSERATFSTLHLASRAAKHLRDGLEGDDVGRAARHLRTLLGCEGLAVVTADGVVALDGPAALRAEAQRVGARTIETGRRQVYAGGEPSSGTVEAVGAPVLAGGAVAGAVVAFATRVRPPLVRATGEVAQWCSAQLELGELETSRTALAQAELRALRAQISPHFIYNSLGAIASFISTDPERARDLVLDFADFTRYSFRGRGDFTTLADELGSIHSYVELERARFGDRLTVTLQIAPESLSTVIPFLSVQPLVENAVRHGLEPRERGGRIVISARDEGTQTEITVEDDGVGMSPETLRTLLATGSRATNVGLRNVDTRVRQLYGDQHALEIETNEGAGTLVRMRVPKSQPQHETEVSRP